From a single Montipora foliosa isolate CH-2021 unplaced genomic scaffold, ASM3666993v2 scaffold_254, whole genome shotgun sequence genomic region:
- the LOC137986630 gene encoding uncharacterized protein: MWKQFTVQGNTMYLDMLPKLVKQYNNTKHSSIKMTPVEASNKRNEGIVYFNLYGDTETLKQKPKFKVGDKVRISKYKRNVFDKGYTPNWTEEVFTVDKIQYTNPITYKLKDLRGEDIQGSFYEPELLKAKQDIFRIDKVIRRDYKKKQALVKWKGYSDEFNSWIPLKDIENI; the protein is encoded by the coding sequence atgtggaaacagttcactgttcaaggtaatacaatgtATCTCGATATGTTACCCAAACTAGTGAAACagtacaacaacacaaaacattcaagcataaaaatGACTCCTGTAGAAGCATCTAATAAGAGGAATGAAGGTATAGTTTACTTCAATCTATACGGTGACACagaaacattaaaacaaaaaccaaaattcaaGGTTGGTGATAAGGTTCGAATATCTaagtataaacggaatgtgttcgacaagggttacacaccaaattggacagaagaagtgttcacagttgataagatccaatatactaatccaataacatacaaactaaaagatctcagaggtgaagacATCCAAGggagtttttatgaacctgaattattaaaagcaaagcagGATATTTTCCGTATTGATAAAGTGATCAGAAGagactataaaaagaaacaagctttggtaaaatggaagggatacagtgatgaattcaacagttggataccattgaaagacattgaaaacatatga